The Pseudoalteromonas translucida KMM 520 genome has a window encoding:
- a CDS encoding TonB-dependent receptor, which yields MTKLTLISSAIFSVLCSHSALAATVNGKVTDEKNQPIENATIHVHGKSQSVKTNKLGEFAIDIDSSGQLHISKDNYSDSRITVTESSNNIAIALKPTSIETVVVFASALHKSSLEMISPVSVLSGDELRNKSKPTLGETLKGLPGVNASYFGPVSSSPIIRGLDGPRVKIMQNGLDSSDASRIGPDHATSSDSLAAEQIEVLRGPSTLLYGSGAIGGVVNVVDNRIPTSNIDELTGAVEYSHDSVSNANTYAAKLETGYNNFNFHFDGTKRSGDDYQTPQFNQLDEDGDVESKDSVENTFIDSETVNFGTSYVGEHLTVGFSYGKIKTDYGIPGHEHDHEHDHAADGDAHSDEAHEETPVFAQLEQDRWQGLLSYALHNNWIETINLRLGYTDYLHSEIEDGEIGTTFKNKTTEARLNIEHRLADWHGMVGYHYSDSDYDANGEEAFTPASVTTTNALYLLEEREFGDVTIELGARVEDYKIKSQIATHQHSHDDTQTSNAEILDYTKSFTNLSASMGAIWQYTPGYSMAMSLSHSERAPLSAELLSNGLHIATGTYELGLGYHIEDGEAHFEPENIKQETSTNIDLGFRRFSGDFGYSVNFFYNDIKNFYFQENTGLVFDEEHGLEAADNGHDHGVAVYQFTSKDAELYGLEFDAHYKVNASTLVKVFGDSTRAKLKQDDENLPRIPANKLGSELQYTLGNWQFALTGTHYFSQNDITAYETKTDGYTLFDAQANYQLDLGNLDTQLYINVDNITDELGFVHSSFIKDTAPLPGRNLRFGIRGYF from the coding sequence ATGACTAAGCTAACATTAATTTCCTCTGCAATTTTTTCTGTTTTATGCTCTCACTCTGCACTTGCTGCCACTGTTAATGGCAAAGTAACAGATGAAAAAAATCAACCTATTGAAAACGCTACTATTCATGTACACGGTAAATCTCAAAGCGTTAAAACTAACAAGCTTGGCGAGTTTGCCATTGATATTGATTCGAGCGGCCAGCTGCATATTAGCAAAGATAACTATAGCGATTCACGCATTACGGTAACCGAGTCATCAAACAATATTGCAATTGCTTTAAAGCCAACCTCTATTGAAACCGTAGTTGTGTTTGCATCAGCCTTGCACAAAAGTAGCTTAGAAATGATTTCTCCGGTAAGTGTACTGTCGGGAGATGAGCTAAGAAACAAGTCAAAACCAACGCTTGGCGAAACCCTAAAAGGCTTACCGGGCGTTAACGCGAGTTATTTTGGCCCTGTTTCATCAAGCCCAATTATTCGTGGTTTAGATGGCCCTCGAGTTAAAATTATGCAAAATGGCTTAGACAGCAGTGATGCATCGCGCATTGGCCCTGATCATGCTACTTCTAGCGACAGCTTAGCTGCTGAACAAATAGAAGTACTACGTGGCCCAAGTACCCTACTGTATGGCTCTGGTGCTATTGGTGGTGTGGTAAACGTAGTTGATAACCGCATTCCTACGAGTAATATAGATGAATTAACCGGTGCGGTAGAATATAGTCACGATTCGGTATCCAACGCGAATACCTACGCTGCAAAGTTAGAGACGGGTTATAACAATTTTAACTTTCATTTTGATGGCACTAAACGCAGCGGCGATGACTATCAAACACCACAATTTAACCAGCTTGACGAAGATGGTGATGTTGAAAGTAAAGATTCTGTAGAGAATACCTTTATCGACAGTGAAACCGTTAACTTTGGTACTAGCTACGTAGGTGAGCATTTAACGGTTGGATTTTCTTACGGCAAAATAAAAACGGATTATGGTATTCCTGGCCATGAGCATGATCATGAACACGATCACGCAGCCGACGGCGATGCCCATAGTGATGAAGCACATGAAGAAACACCGGTTTTTGCCCAGTTAGAGCAAGATCGCTGGCAAGGCCTATTAAGCTATGCGCTGCATAATAATTGGATTGAAACCATTAATTTACGCTTAGGCTATACAGATTACTTACACAGTGAAATTGAAGATGGTGAAATAGGTACTACGTTTAAGAATAAAACCACTGAAGCACGCTTAAACATAGAACATAGATTAGCTGATTGGCACGGTATGGTGGGTTATCACTACAGTGATTCTGATTATGATGCCAACGGCGAAGAAGCATTTACGCCAGCCAGTGTAACTACCACTAATGCTTTATATTTATTAGAAGAACGTGAGTTTGGTGATGTAACTATTGAGTTAGGTGCGCGGGTAGAAGACTATAAAATAAAAAGCCAAATAGCAACGCATCAGCATAGCCATGATGACACGCAAACAAGCAATGCTGAAATACTTGACTACACTAAAAGCTTTACTAACCTTAGCGCTTCAATGGGTGCTATTTGGCAATATACCCCTGGATATAGTATGGCAATGAGCCTTTCACATTCAGAACGTGCCCCGCTCTCTGCAGAGCTATTATCTAATGGCTTACACATTGCAACTGGTACCTATGAGCTTGGCCTAGGCTATCATATTGAAGACGGTGAAGCGCATTTTGAACCCGAGAATATCAAACAAGAAACTTCAACTAATATTGATTTAGGTTTTAGACGCTTTAGCGGTGACTTTGGTTACTCTGTAAACTTTTTTTATAATGATATTAAAAACTTTTACTTTCAAGAAAATACTGGCTTAGTATTTGATGAAGAACATGGTTTAGAAGCGGCTGATAACGGCCACGACCATGGTGTAGCGGTGTATCAGTTTACCAGTAAAGACGCCGAGCTGTATGGCTTAGAGTTTGATGCGCATTATAAAGTTAACGCAAGCACCTTGGTTAAAGTATTTGGTGACTCTACGCGAGCAAAACTCAAGCAAGACGATGAAAACTTACCTCGTATTCCTGCTAATAAGTTAGGCTCTGAGTTGCAATACACCTTAGGTAACTGGCAATTCGCATTAACCGGTACCCATTATTTTTCACAAAACGATATTACCGCCTATGAGACTAAAACCGATGGTTATACTTTATTTGATGCACAAGCTAACTATCAGCTAGATTTAGGTAACCTTGATACACAACTGTATATCAACGTTGATAACATTACTGATGAGCTTGGCTTTGTACATAGCTCATTTATTAAAGACACCGCCCCATTACCAGGTAGAAACTTGCGATTTGGTATTCGCGGCTACTTTTAA
- a CDS encoding GspH/FimT family pseudopilin: MLVNKKAGFTLIEMMVVLGIIGILAVVAAPSFSSFIKRDRLVTNANQLHGIYKFARSEAIKRDQQVSLIANNDQWQVKTDIDGSQTTLNIFTVTHDTININLVELEISSTGELGSSYSLKVTDDDNSGNFTLCILQSGQSWLVEGTTIC, encoded by the coding sequence ATGTTGGTAAATAAAAAAGCGGGCTTTACCTTAATTGAAATGATGGTGGTGCTAGGTATTATTGGTATATTAGCCGTTGTGGCAGCCCCTTCTTTCAGTAGCTTTATAAAACGCGATAGATTAGTTACCAATGCAAATCAGTTGCATGGGATCTATAAGTTTGCCCGCAGTGAAGCAATAAAACGTGATCAACAAGTTAGCTTAATTGCCAATAATGACCAGTGGCAGGTAAAAACAGACATAGATGGCTCGCAAACAACACTTAATATTTTTACAGTGACCCACGATACTATCAATATAAATTTGGTGGAACTCGAAATTTCTAGTACTGGCGAGTTAGGTTCCAGCTATTCACTTAAAGTAACTGATGATGACAACAGTGGCAATTTTACTTTGTGTATTTTACAGAGCGGACAAAGCTGGTTAGTAGAAGGAACTACAATATGTTAA
- a CDS encoding FAD-dependent oxidoreductase produces MLEQQLQLKHTQLRNRLVMGSMHTGLEEGWHNRKRLRAFYEARAKGGTAMLITGGYSPNLRGKLTPISSSFNSYYDVFKHRAYTNAVHKHGGKICLQLLHAGRYAYHPFNQAPSAIKAPISPYKPKAMSLSSIKKTIKDFAHSAYMAECAGYDGVEVMGSEGYLINEFMAPYTNKRDDEFGGSLENRMRLAVEIVKAVRAKVSEQFLIIFRLSVMDLIPNGSTPDEVTIQALELEKAGVDIFNTGIGWHEARVPTIASMVPPGAFKEASKRLKDVIKVPVIAVNRINTPEIANEILNAGDADLISMARPLLADPEFFNKYNNQLSKHINICIGCNQGCLDHVFKGKRATCLVNPQAAFELDYPLEKTTKAKKVLVVGAGPAGLSSSCYLAEKGHTVTLIDQKMQMGGQFNLAMQIPGKEDFNHTLAYYTNELERLNVTVELGKAYNDSMLAHYDDIVFATGVRPREASIECSDGKRVFAYDEVIRGEVELGKSIAILGAGGIGFDMVAFLSEQKSQSISDFKSQWGIECEAKPHKDDRQLYMLKRSAGRFGSDLGKTTGWIHRQVAKQHSVKQIADCQYHSFDKNGLTVTVAGDKQVLAVDTVIACIGQVSNNEVLANQSDNAKVHVIGGAKLATAIDAKRAIYEALQIAREI; encoded by the coding sequence ATGTTAGAACAACAATTACAATTAAAACACACACAATTACGTAACCGCTTAGTAATGGGCTCAATGCACACCGGCCTTGAAGAAGGTTGGCACAACCGCAAACGCCTACGTGCCTTTTACGAAGCACGTGCTAAAGGTGGTACTGCCATGTTAATTACCGGGGGCTATAGCCCAAATTTACGCGGTAAATTAACGCCTATTTCGTCATCCTTTAATAGTTATTACGATGTTTTTAAACATCGTGCTTACACCAACGCAGTACATAAACATGGTGGCAAAATATGTTTGCAACTACTTCACGCCGGGCGTTATGCGTATCACCCTTTTAATCAAGCTCCGAGCGCAATTAAAGCACCTATTAGTCCTTATAAGCCAAAGGCAATGTCGTTAAGCTCAATTAAAAAAACCATTAAAGACTTTGCACATTCAGCCTACATGGCTGAATGTGCAGGTTACGATGGCGTTGAAGTAATGGGCTCTGAAGGGTATTTAATTAACGAGTTTATGGCGCCGTATACTAATAAACGAGACGATGAGTTTGGTGGCAGTTTAGAAAATAGAATGCGTTTAGCCGTTGAAATAGTTAAAGCGGTTAGGGCTAAGGTATCGGAGCAGTTTTTAATTATTTTTAGGCTGTCGGTTATGGATTTAATTCCTAATGGCTCGACCCCTGACGAAGTAACTATTCAAGCGCTTGAACTTGAAAAAGCGGGTGTTGATATTTTTAATACTGGAATAGGGTGGCACGAAGCGCGAGTTCCTACAATTGCTAGTATGGTTCCGCCTGGGGCGTTTAAAGAAGCATCAAAACGCTTAAAAGATGTCATTAAAGTACCTGTTATAGCGGTAAACCGTATTAACACCCCAGAAATAGCTAACGAAATACTAAACGCAGGCGATGCCGACTTAATTTCGATGGCGCGGCCTTTACTGGCTGATCCGGAATTTTTCAATAAATATAATAATCAGTTATCAAAGCATATTAATATTTGTATAGGGTGTAACCAAGGGTGTTTAGATCACGTATTTAAAGGTAAACGTGCTACTTGTTTAGTTAACCCACAAGCAGCTTTTGAACTTGACTACCCACTAGAAAAAACCACTAAAGCTAAAAAGGTATTAGTAGTTGGTGCAGGGCCTGCGGGTTTATCATCAAGTTGTTATTTGGCAGAAAAAGGCCATACGGTAACGCTGATTGATCAAAAAATGCAAATGGGTGGCCAATTCAATTTAGCCATGCAAATACCTGGAAAAGAAGACTTTAATCATACCTTAGCGTATTACACTAATGAGCTTGAGCGTTTAAACGTAACGGTTGAGTTAGGTAAAGCATACAACGACAGCATGCTTGCACACTATGATGACATTGTATTTGCCACAGGGGTAAGGCCGCGTGAGGCAAGTATTGAATGCAGTGATGGTAAACGCGTATTTGCCTACGATGAAGTTATTCGTGGTGAAGTAGAGTTAGGTAAATCAATTGCTATATTAGGCGCCGGTGGAATCGGGTTTGATATGGTGGCTTTTTTAAGCGAGCAAAAGTCGCAAAGTATTAGTGACTTTAAAAGCCAGTGGGGTATTGAGTGCGAAGCTAAACCCCATAAAGATGATCGCCAACTGTATATGTTAAAGCGCAGTGCAGGGCGCTTTGGTAGTGATTTGGGTAAAACAACAGGCTGGATACATCGCCAAGTAGCTAAACAACATAGCGTTAAACAAATTGCTGATTGTCAGTACCATAGTTTTGATAAAAATGGTTTAACCGTTACGGTTGCAGGAGATAAGCAAGTATTAGCTGTAGATACTGTGATTGCCTGTATTGGTCAGGTTTCTAATAATGAAGTATTGGCAAATCAAAGCGACAACGCCAAAGTGCATGTTATTGGGGGGGCTAAGCTTGCCACCGCAATTGATGCCAAACGTGCTATTTATGAAGCGCTGCAAATTGCCAGAGAGATATAA
- a CDS encoding type IV pilus modification PilV family protein, translating to MLRKYNEGFSLLEVMIAMVIASVGLLGLATAQLKSLQYITNSFNYTVSIIQANNVLERIWPHLCELQQTNPSLYNESDFRAYLAPQISAYTLTLPANFSNDLTVEIAWQDQRLTDNLENRVALSGSFPTLPAGCTP from the coding sequence ATGTTAAGGAAATATAATGAAGGTTTTTCATTATTAGAAGTGATGATTGCAATGGTCATTGCAAGTGTGGGTTTATTAGGCTTAGCTACGGCACAATTAAAATCGTTACAGTATATAACTAATAGCTTTAATTACACTGTGTCTATTATCCAAGCAAATAATGTATTAGAACGTATTTGGCCTCATTTATGTGAATTGCAGCAAACAAACCCCAGTTTATATAATGAAAGTGACTTTAGAGCCTATTTAGCGCCACAAATTAGTGCATACACATTGACTTTACCTGCTAATTTTTCAAACGATTTAACGGTAGAAATAGCATGGCAAGATCAGCGCTTAACCGATAATTTAGAAAATAGGGTAGCGCTTAGCGGAAGCTTTCCCACGCTACCAGCAGGGTGTACGCCATGA
- a CDS encoding DUF7305 domain-containing protein has translation MKNSSGFTLIIVLLLTSLASIVVLSSLKDTVFQERLSGNFQKKLNARLMSEKGIYVSMENLHLGLSNKPLINIEDLVATNSESHGDGSLEASKYHSAIEVDGAGNILIISQGNRFEGEARMQAEFEFIQGQAGTTTKSAFPSGVVSCSDITYGGHTAIDSYDSSLGDYNDGLIDGSTNVTKKAIIKVLGDPAVISLGGAKSAIYGDIFAVGDLTIDGRTISGNVHSNASITIIGKTEIGGNAAAFTNYTQSSGTVLGDVTANGQVNISGSAKVYGKVKSAAGLVEQVAITGVDTKQAAVCDSLNLRQEVQNIKPNFPLADLTLGNTLILKTKSAANNASFTAIPSTFLNVATDIYYFNNVQIKKGELKIADNHNVVMFVNGNFSLAAKGLITIPENSSLTLIVKGQVDITSNSIVNTPNKGVTQDGRPVFSIYSAYEGNAGVSLSGGHKQVYAVVYAPYTEVTIRSNSGFKGSVLAGKLVANGGGAIHYDRALGKASFGGTVVNTPTTPGRLVFKRWVFVPAEQENNAPSDD, from the coding sequence ATGAAAAACTCTTCCGGTTTTACACTTATTATTGTGCTTTTACTAACTTCATTAGCCTCCATTGTTGTACTGAGTTCGTTAAAAGATACGGTATTTCAAGAGCGGTTAAGTGGTAACTTTCAAAAAAAACTCAATGCCCGATTAATGAGTGAAAAAGGTATTTATGTGAGTATGGAAAACTTGCATTTAGGGTTGTCAAATAAACCATTGATTAACATTGAGGATTTAGTAGCCACTAATAGCGAATCACATGGTGATGGCTCTTTAGAAGCAAGTAAATATCATAGTGCGATTGAAGTTGACGGTGCAGGAAATATTTTAATTATCAGTCAAGGTAATCGTTTTGAAGGCGAAGCAAGAATGCAAGCCGAATTTGAGTTTATACAAGGTCAAGCAGGTACAACAACCAAGTCAGCTTTCCCCTCGGGTGTGGTGTCTTGTTCTGATATTACATATGGTGGACATACCGCAATAGACAGTTACGATTCGTCATTAGGCGACTACAATGACGGATTAATAGATGGATCTACCAATGTTACTAAAAAAGCTATTATAAAGGTGTTAGGTGATCCCGCTGTGATTAGTTTAGGCGGAGCTAAATCTGCTATTTATGGTGACATATTTGCAGTAGGTGACTTAACCATAGACGGTAGGACTATTAGTGGTAATGTGCATAGCAATGCAAGTATAACAATAATAGGGAAAACTGAAATAGGTGGGAATGCCGCAGCATTTACAAATTACACTCAATCTTCTGGAACAGTACTAGGAGATGTGACTGCTAATGGGCAGGTTAATATATCAGGTAGCGCTAAAGTGTATGGGAAAGTAAAGTCAGCTGCAGGATTAGTAGAACAAGTTGCAATTACTGGGGTAGATACAAAGCAAGCGGCTGTTTGTGACTCTTTGAACTTACGCCAAGAAGTTCAAAATATAAAACCGAACTTTCCTCTTGCAGACTTAACACTTGGTAATACATTAATTTTAAAAACTAAGTCAGCAGCTAATAATGCTTCATTTACGGCAATACCAAGTACCTTCTTAAATGTAGCAACAGATATTTATTATTTTAATAATGTACAAATTAAAAAAGGCGAGCTGAAAATTGCAGATAATCATAATGTAGTGATGTTTGTAAATGGGAACTTTTCTTTAGCTGCTAAGGGATTAATTACAATTCCAGAAAATAGTAGCCTCACATTAATTGTTAAAGGCCAGGTTGATATAACGTCAAACTCTATAGTTAATACTCCCAATAAAGGTGTAACTCAGGATGGACGTCCAGTATTTAGTATTTATAGTGCTTATGAGGGTAATGCTGGCGTAAGCCTTTCAGGTGGGCATAAACAAGTTTATGCCGTCGTATATGCGCCTTATACAGAAGTGACGATTAGATCCAACTCTGGGTTTAAGGGATCGGTACTGGCAGGAAAGTTAGTTGCTAACGGTGGTGGTGCAATTCATTATGATAGAGCCCTAGGAAAAGCAAGTTTTGGTGGGACAGTGGTAAATACACCAACAACGCCTGGCAGATTAGTATTTAAAAGATGGGTATTCGTACCAGCAGAGCAAGAAAATAATGCCCCTTCAGATGATTAA
- a CDS encoding FKBP-type peptidyl-prolyl cis-trans isomerase has translation MSDNFTTDAEKASYGIGLQMGEQLKSNPFEGLNLNSVFEGMKDAYAGSAFQVEIPEIQAAFEKINEEIQARREQESQVLAAEGIAFLEENAKRPEITVTESGLQYEVITTGEGDKPTAESTVRVDYHGTLINGTVFDSSYERGQPAEFPVGGVIKGWTEALQMMPAGTKWRLYVPHDLAYGERGAGAAIAPYSTLVFDVELHEIIA, from the coding sequence ATGTCAGATAATTTTACTACAGATGCTGAAAAAGCAAGTTACGGTATTGGTTTACAAATGGGTGAGCAACTTAAGTCTAATCCTTTTGAAGGCTTAAACCTAAATTCAGTGTTTGAAGGCATGAAAGATGCGTACGCAGGTAGCGCTTTTCAAGTTGAGATCCCTGAGATCCAAGCTGCTTTTGAAAAAATCAATGAAGAAATTCAAGCTCGTCGTGAGCAAGAATCACAAGTACTTGCTGCTGAAGGCATTGCATTTTTAGAAGAAAATGCAAAACGTCCTGAAATCACAGTAACTGAGTCAGGTCTTCAATACGAAGTAATTACTACAGGTGAAGGCGATAAGCCAACAGCTGAGTCTACTGTACGTGTTGATTACCACGGTACATTAATTAACGGTACTGTTTTTGATAGCTCATACGAGCGCGGTCAACCTGCTGAATTCCCAGTAGGTGGCGTGATCAAAGGCTGGACTGAAGCATTACAAATGATGCCAGCGGGTACTAAATGGCGTCTTTACGTTCCTCATGACCTTGCTTATGGTGAACGTGGTGCCGGTGCTGCAATCGCACCTTACTCAACACTAGTATTTGATGTTGAGCTACACGAAATTATTGCTTAA
- a CDS encoding PilW family protein: protein MSEVIVKQRGFTLVELMVALAASMFLLGGVSLAYSSINSTTNTAKGLENTLEVIRFSSNVFTRSFRQTSSVPVYLNNILTVQQNAGARACTGEIVNTPFTEQYSHEDDSLFCDIGDGKVKILKGLTAINFNINDKVVTVFVTAINLPGQFNNALAIDIALSQIIMNKAFS from the coding sequence ATGAGTGAGGTAATCGTCAAGCAGCGTGGCTTTACCCTTGTTGAATTAATGGTAGCACTTGCGGCCAGTATGTTTTTGTTAGGGGGGGTGAGTTTAGCGTACTCTTCAATTAATTCAACGACTAATACGGCTAAAGGATTAGAAAACACCCTAGAGGTAATTCGCTTTAGCAGCAACGTCTTTACCCGCAGTTTTAGACAAACCTCAAGCGTTCCTGTTTATTTAAATAACATATTAACGGTACAGCAAAACGCCGGCGCTCGCGCGTGTACGGGAGAGATTGTTAATACACCATTTACTGAGCAATATAGTCACGAAGATGACTCGCTATTTTGTGATATTGGTGATGGTAAAGTTAAAATACTTAAAGGGCTCACAGCAATTAATTTTAACATTAATGACAAGGTGGTTACTGTGTTTGTAACGGCTATTAATTTACCAGGGCAGTTTAATAATGCATTGGCTATAGATATTGCACTGTCGCAAATTATTATGAATAAGGCATTTAGTTAA
- the sppA gene encoding signal peptide peptidase SppA, whose protein sequence is MIAKVFKGIWTGINFSRRLILNILFLLLVIVFIVSISSDGDKIIVENGSVLRLNLNGPIVEEKTYIDPIEAAISDATSNAESPGEILLDDIVEVINEAAKDDRISVILLDLQEMPKAHLNKLKQITKALEAFKQTGKKVIASGYYYTQAQYYIAAHADEVAMHPYGSVAIEGFGMYPLYFKEALEKLKVTQHIFRVGTFKSAVEPFIRNDMSDAAKEANRVWLTALWNEYKQDVAAVRPFDESNFDETMDVFLAKMTAANGDAGQYALDNQWVDTLKTNQQVRQQLIDLVGADEKGKTFKQVSFRQYLSLVKPPVVFDNPMTEKVAVVVARGTIVDGERKAGEIGGDSTAALLRNARLDDKVKAVVLRIDSGGGSMFASEVIRAEVLALKAAGKPVIASMSSVAASGGYWIASAANEIWAAPSTITGSIGVFGTFMTFENTLSNLGVYSDGVATTDMAGFSITRPLDDKMAQVIQMSVEEAYGRFLDVVADARNMTPEQVDNIAQGRVWIAAKAQELGLIDKLGDKQDAIKAAAALAKLNHYDVKTIKQSLSPQQKMIQDILGNASVKSMLGSNNATTSVLATQANLQSVVKRLSSEIDNLKDYNDPQGVYARCLACSVAQ, encoded by the coding sequence TTGATTGCAAAAGTATTTAAAGGTATTTGGACTGGGATAAATTTTTCTCGTCGTTTAATACTAAACATTTTATTTTTATTACTGGTTATTGTTTTTATTGTGTCTATTTCTAGTGATGGCGATAAAATAATTGTAGAAAATGGCTCAGTACTTAGACTAAATCTAAACGGCCCTATTGTTGAAGAAAAAACCTACATAGATCCTATTGAAGCGGCAATTAGTGATGCTACTTCAAACGCTGAATCACCGGGTGAAATTTTACTTGATGATATAGTTGAGGTTATTAATGAAGCCGCAAAAGATGACCGTATCAGCGTAATACTGTTAGATTTACAAGAAATGCCAAAAGCGCATTTAAATAAATTAAAGCAAATTACCAAGGCACTTGAAGCATTTAAACAAACGGGTAAAAAAGTTATTGCCTCTGGTTATTACTATACTCAAGCTCAATACTATATTGCAGCACATGCAGATGAAGTTGCTATGCACCCTTATGGCAGTGTAGCAATTGAAGGCTTTGGTATGTACCCACTGTACTTTAAAGAAGCACTTGAAAAGTTAAAAGTAACACAGCATATATTCCGTGTTGGTACGTTTAAATCGGCTGTTGAGCCGTTTATTCGCAATGACATGTCGGATGCAGCTAAAGAAGCTAACCGCGTATGGTTAACTGCACTTTGGAATGAATACAAACAAGATGTTGCTGCAGTACGTCCTTTTGATGAATCAAACTTTGACGAAACCATGGATGTGTTTTTAGCAAAAATGACAGCCGCAAATGGCGACGCGGGTCAGTATGCGCTTGATAATCAATGGGTCGACACATTAAAAACCAATCAACAAGTTCGCCAACAATTAATTGATTTAGTTGGCGCTGATGAAAAAGGTAAAACCTTTAAACAAGTTTCATTTCGTCAATATTTAAGCTTAGTTAAGCCCCCTGTTGTATTTGATAACCCAATGACAGAAAAAGTCGCGGTAGTTGTTGCTAGAGGTACAATTGTAGATGGCGAGCGCAAAGCCGGTGAAATTGGCGGCGACTCTACAGCGGCGCTACTACGTAATGCACGTTTAGATGACAAAGTTAAAGCTGTAGTACTGCGCATTGATTCGGGTGGCGGCAGTATGTTTGCCTCTGAAGTTATTCGCGCTGAAGTGTTAGCACTTAAAGCAGCAGGTAAACCTGTTATTGCTTCAATGAGCTCTGTTGCAGCTTCTGGCGGTTATTGGATTGCTTCAGCAGCAAATGAAATTTGGGCTGCGCCAAGCACAATTACCGGCTCTATTGGCGTATTTGGCACCTTTATGACCTTTGAAAACACCTTATCTAACCTTGGTGTTTACTCGGATGGCGTGGCAACTACCGACATGGCTGGGTTTTCTATTACTCGCCCGCTTGATGACAAAATGGCGCAAGTAATTCAAATGAGTGTTGAGGAGGCCTACGGACGCTTTTTAGATGTGGTTGCAGATGCACGTAACATGACACCTGAGCAAGTTGATAATATAGCGCAAGGCCGTGTATGGATTGCAGCAAAAGCACAAGAGCTAGGCTTAATCGATAAACTAGGTGATAAGCAAGACGCAATTAAAGCGGCAGCAGCACTTGCTAAACTAAATCATTACGATGTGAAAACGATTAAACAAAGCTTGAGCCCGCAACAAAAAATGATTCAAGATATTTTGGGTAACGCATCAGTTAAGTCAATGCTTGGCAGTAACAACGCAACAACCTCGGTGCTTGCAACGCAAGCTAACTTACAAAGTGTGGTTAAGCGTTTAAGTAGCGAAATAGATAACCTTAAAGATTATAACGATCCACAAGGTGTTTATGCGCGCTGTTTAGCTTGCTCTGTCGCACAATAA
- a CDS encoding type IV pilin protein: MTTKVLKLAREQGFTLVELMIAIAILGVLYSVALPNYTSYIQHSRRADVQQVLLQQTAVLERQYTRVGGYPKTYTFPASDYYAFSYQSDASQGGSDGSEFSLKATPKGAQSSDKCGALVVNQSGIKSAATEKCW, from the coding sequence ATGACCACTAAAGTGCTTAAACTGGCGCGAGAGCAGGGTTTTACCTTGGTTGAGCTGATGATAGCTATTGCTATATTAGGTGTTTTATATTCTGTTGCTTTACCTAATTACACTTCTTATATCCAACATAGCCGACGTGCTGACGTACAGCAAGTATTGCTGCAGCAAACAGCTGTTTTAGAACGCCAATACACGCGCGTGGGTGGTTACCCCAAAACCTACACATTTCCCGCATCAGATTACTATGCATTTAGTTATCAATCCGATGCTAGCCAAGGTGGCTCTGATGGTAGTGAATTTAGCCTAAAAGCAACCCCAAAAGGTGCTCAGAGTTCAGATAAATGTGGTGCATTAGTGGTTAATCAAAGTGGTATTAAATCAGCGGCTACCGAAAAATGTTGGTAA
- a CDS encoding NAD(P)H nitroreductase, with protein MNAIELLLTRQSDAKLTEPGPNEEQLAVIQQAALRVPDHGCIAPWQFIVVEGDARHKLGDIFQQSAIAEQQAEKMIERTKEHPLRAPMIIIAIAKYQEHPKVPRIEQIQSAGCSVFAMQQAAFAQGLSGIWRTGFFAQSPAVKQALKLNEQDEIVGYLYLGTPAVECKKSPRHKAADFFSYL; from the coding sequence ATGAACGCGATTGAATTATTATTGACCCGTCAATCTGACGCCAAATTAACAGAGCCAGGCCCTAATGAAGAGCAACTCGCAGTGATCCAGCAAGCTGCGCTGCGTGTTCCCGATCATGGTTGTATTGCACCTTGGCAATTTATTGTTGTAGAGGGTGATGCGCGCCATAAATTAGGCGACATTTTTCAGCAAAGTGCAATTGCAGAGCAACAAGCTGAAAAAATGATTGAGCGTACTAAAGAGCATCCGTTGCGCGCGCCTATGATTATTATTGCTATAGCAAAGTATCAAGAACACCCAAAAGTCCCTCGAATTGAGCAAATACAAAGCGCAGGGTGTAGCGTGTTTGCTATGCAACAAGCGGCTTTTGCACAAGGGCTTAGTGGTATTTGGCGAACTGGTTTTTTTGCGCAAAGCCCTGCAGTTAAACAGGCATTAAAATTAAATGAGCAAGACGAAATAGTAGGCTATTTGTATTTAGGCACACCTGCTGTTGAGTGTAAAAAGTCGCCTCGTCATAAAGCTGCTGATTTTTTCAGCTACTTATAA